One genomic segment of Erysipelotrichaceae bacterium 66202529 includes these proteins:
- a CDS encoding DUF4135 domain-containing protein, which yields MHKERSGVVNMMYSCNQNSIHKEEINKMKDVTIHHGSSFPDIFYASAVTYGNDIYVRTGYDHLIPHEYQHVRQQRQGRVIPEYTLQGYPISQSHKLEKEANTPLTMEVKQDMEPQCAMRPVIQCYTETIFQEMLRKNKVPADKAHAMSVLLAQHKENIPDDSLDDIVNILLQYDDEKYQAVASCLQKLTDVKNIAYYLSAFQAVDNNILFQLQKASEIKLFIKDNFNYKLTGDIIQFLTTDDNTQYLNSEVILKGDMSSPKPELIKMNILDLLTLFAKYNLLAEADTFTQTIKILKDCCGVAYTKKAITAAIQNNNYNFIDVDGNSKDPKAPLQYKTNRQLMKIFVNRLVLTTQQVKAVYDVINWNLFGSQKNYIIEPTGSDPHQMGTQALFICSRETGERLCIYKPRSLNPDESLTGEEGVFAVVNDLAEQEKVKQSPYIPLPTMKYPKLHYGSQRLPTKFEPIVQSVSRVITPEEADHLLIQLGEINMISKIVGGTDMHKDNIIMTEKGPVVIDAECCFVDFAGTEILGTDGPIYGSDKSGDHMDYAACHVQIGDACLSLSDYRIEIGVPKTRQLIKQGEDYVKAVLRKTKAEFESKMISLLKRLKVVRIVPIATRHLSGGLQSYHMAHNDEDRMKIIERVTADAAEMLMTCKDYSYIHPDYFEFIFYEEVCKSCMEAAFKQGTIPTFQFQPDDLTITLDSVPIMELKHKEDTSFAQYDQLMDIKSLMLDFIMKKFHDLIDS from the coding sequence ATGCATAAGGAAAGGAGTGGTGTCGTGAATATGATGTATTCTTGCAATCAAAATAGCATACACAAGGAAGAAATAAATAAAATGAAGGATGTAACAATTCATCATGGATCCAGTTTTCCGGATATATTTTATGCTAGTGCTGTTACTTATGGAAATGATATCTATGTAAGAACCGGATATGATCATTTGATACCTCATGAATACCAACATGTAAGACAGCAGAGGCAGGGAAGGGTTATTCCAGAGTATACATTACAAGGCTATCCGATTTCTCAATCTCATAAGCTGGAAAAAGAGGCAAATACTCCATTAACTATGGAGGTGAAGCAGGATATGGAACCACAATGTGCAATGCGCCCAGTTATTCAGTGTTATACAGAAACAATATTTCAGGAAATGCTCCGGAAAAATAAAGTGCCTGCAGATAAAGCGCATGCTATGAGTGTGCTGTTAGCACAACATAAAGAAAATATTCCAGATGATAGTTTAGATGATATTGTAAACATACTGTTGCAGTATGATGATGAAAAATATCAGGCAGTCGCTTCGTGTTTACAGAAACTGACTGATGTGAAAAACATCGCCTATTATCTCTCTGCTTTCCAAGCTGTGGATAATAATATTCTATTTCAATTGCAGAAAGCTTCTGAAATCAAATTATTCATAAAAGATAATTTTAATTATAAACTCACGGGCGACATAATACAATTTTTAACAACGGATGATAACACTCAATATTTAAATTCGGAGGTTATATTGAAAGGCGATATGAGTTCTCCAAAACCAGAGCTTATCAAAATGAATATTTTGGATCTTTTGACATTATTTGCAAAATATAATCTCTTAGCTGAAGCAGATACATTCACACAGACGATTAAAATATTAAAGGATTGTTGTGGAGTAGCGTATACAAAAAAGGCAATCACAGCTGCTATACAAAATAATAATTATAATTTTATCGATGTGGACGGTAATTCAAAGGATCCAAAAGCTCCATTGCAATATAAGACGAATCGTCAGCTTATGAAAATATTTGTTAACAGACTGGTATTAACCACGCAGCAAGTGAAAGCTGTTTATGATGTGATAAACTGGAATTTATTTGGTTCTCAAAAGAATTACATTATAGAACCTACTGGCTCTGATCCTCATCAAATGGGGACGCAGGCTTTATTTATATGCAGTAGAGAAACTGGAGAACGCTTATGTATATATAAACCACGCTCGCTTAATCCGGATGAATCATTAACAGGAGAGGAAGGCGTATTTGCAGTTGTAAATGATCTTGCAGAACAGGAAAAGGTTAAGCAATCCCCATATATACCACTACCGACCATGAAATATCCCAAACTACACTATGGGTCACAAAGGTTGCCTACAAAATTTGAACCTATTGTTCAATCTGTTAGCAGGGTTATCACTCCTGAGGAAGCTGATCATTTGCTGATACAGTTAGGGGAGATAAATATGATAAGCAAAATCGTTGGAGGTACGGATATGCATAAAGACAATATTATTATGACTGAAAAAGGACCAGTTGTAATAGATGCGGAATGCTGTTTCGTCGATTTTGCTGGAACAGAAATTCTGGGGACAGACGGTCCCATTTACGGAAGTGATAAAAGCGGTGACCATATGGATTATGCTGCCTGTCATGTTCAGATTGGAGATGCATGTTTATCGCTGAGTGACTACCGTATTGAAATTGGAGTGCCAAAAACGAGGCAGCTAATCAAACAAGGCGAAGATTATGTAAAGGCTGTTTTAAGAAAAACGAAAGCTGAATTTGAATCTAAAATGATATCGCTACTGAAACGTTTAAAGGTTGTACGAATAGTACCCATTGCCACGAGACATTTATCAGGAGGTTTACAATCATATCATATGGCTCATAATGACGAGGACCGAATGAAAATCATTGAAAGGGTAACAGCTGATGCAGCAGAAATGTTAATGACATGCAAAGATTATTCTTATATTCATCCTGATTATTTTGAGTTTATATTTTATGAGGAGGTTTGTAAAAGCTGTATGGAAGCTGCTTTTAAGCAAGGGACAATTCCAACTTTTCAATTTCAGCCAGATGATTTAACAATAACACTAGACTCTGTTCCAATCATGGAACTTAAACATAAAGAGGATACTAGCTTTGCGCAGTATGATCAACTGATGGACATTAAGAGCCTAATGCTTGATTTTATCATGAAGAAATTTCATGACTTAATTGATTCATGA
- a CDS encoding PRD domain-containing protein has product MNITTSKLQILDYLQKITRGLRMNELGGFTTISISTALNISRSLTSQYLNELVKEERIIKISTRPVYYMDRSVLERKYQLELKNSEYLSLRELMKELHQNSPRLQDFQKAIGCTGSLQYPISQLKAALSYPQGGLPVILQGEKGCGKSYLVRLTHEFCLNRMTSLQKELPLVKKKAFRDEDKVRQMEELFGMGAVDGHPAVKGLLEEADGGILCIQNASNLSEECQEKLADYLARSKFTRIHDDQAQIEAKVQIILSTSEDPHTVFCHNLLLSIPVICTIPSFQKRNEEERLEFVIKFFQEEQLRLERSIYISKRLQHFLMGYQFESNIDELRKCIRTICANAFADCISKERMDIYLYHLPVHLLDHLTVDKNSRDRDSLVRIDTVEKNEAGSKILVMWEQLLQAFDDYIAGTQSFNGFLEQGQRALRYYYDILVFQETYYDGRLEAMEKIVIEVLNSVKVIKNINLPINCAYVLARMLVSAQKNTSSLYEWEQDHQKDIQQCLKKMAGCMSNEYILTETIARQLHANINMQLSEMNRIFLMLNINFYNRDIRSQDTVGIILSHGYSTASSIADAANSLLNSYTFEAIDMPLNTPVQEISGKLNDFIEENPHLKNIILLVDMGSLEGIGEVIADSVNVGVINNISTSLALNIGMKIQQHYELEELLELACNENQCRYKVLSEAKKEKAIVFTNDAGMLISEKLCRLFKDSLPRPIDLKMIAYEFDELMKNRTDDILFRKYDVVLMIKPYSLKLKKVNSVTLEEIMNFENIEQLNQVFCPYLSNEEIEQFDQRLLKNFSMQSVMENITILNADKLLDYVSDAVSALQQTMGKKFQSKTIVGIYMHICFLIERLVTKTAFEKYKDLSGFQEKHRDFIDDVNRSFEIMLQHYHVRLPISEIAYLFEYIENDLQKGGGDDEF; this is encoded by the coding sequence ATGAATATCACAACATCAAAGCTGCAGATTCTTGATTATCTGCAGAAAATTACTCGGGGCTTGCGGATGAACGAGCTAGGCGGCTTCACAACAATCAGTATCAGCACAGCTCTGAATATTTCGCGTTCCTTAACCTCCCAGTATCTCAATGAGCTGGTGAAGGAGGAGCGTATCATAAAAATCAGCACCCGCCCCGTCTATTATATGGATCGTAGCGTGCTGGAACGCAAGTATCAGCTGGAATTAAAGAACAGTGAATACCTGAGCCTGAGAGAGCTTATGAAGGAATTACATCAGAACAGCCCGAGACTGCAGGACTTTCAGAAAGCAATCGGCTGTACCGGTAGTTTGCAATACCCGATATCGCAGTTAAAAGCAGCGCTCTCCTATCCGCAGGGAGGTCTGCCCGTTATTTTGCAGGGAGAGAAGGGCTGTGGAAAATCCTACCTTGTTCGCCTGACACATGAATTCTGTCTTAATCGCATGACATCATTACAGAAGGAGCTCCCGTTAGTAAAGAAAAAGGCATTTCGGGATGAAGATAAGGTCAGGCAGATGGAGGAATTATTCGGAATGGGAGCAGTCGATGGACATCCTGCGGTAAAGGGACTTCTTGAGGAAGCAGACGGCGGCATCCTATGTATACAAAATGCCAGCAATCTGAGTGAGGAATGCCAGGAAAAGCTGGCGGATTACCTAGCGAGAAGCAAATTTACGCGTATCCATGATGACCAGGCACAAATTGAAGCCAAAGTTCAGATTATTCTTTCCACAAGTGAGGATCCACATACCGTATTCTGCCATAATCTGCTGCTGAGCATTCCTGTAATCTGTACAATTCCTTCCTTTCAAAAACGCAATGAGGAGGAACGGCTGGAATTTGTCATTAAATTCTTTCAGGAGGAGCAGCTTCGCCTGGAGCGCAGTATTTATATATCCAAGCGCCTTCAGCATTTCCTAATGGGCTATCAATTTGAAAGCAATATTGACGAGCTGCGCAAATGTATCCGTACCATCTGCGCCAATGCATTTGCGGATTGCATCTCAAAGGAGCGGATGGATATTTATTTATATCATCTTCCGGTGCATTTACTGGATCATTTAACAGTGGATAAAAACAGCAGAGACCGTGATTCACTTGTCCGCATTGATACGGTGGAAAAAAATGAAGCAGGAAGTAAGATTCTCGTCATGTGGGAACAGCTATTACAGGCATTTGACGATTATATTGCAGGAACACAGTCGTTCAACGGTTTTCTTGAACAGGGACAAAGGGCGCTGCGATACTATTATGACATTCTTGTATTTCAGGAAACCTATTATGACGGGCGTCTGGAAGCCATGGAGAAAATTGTAATCGAAGTCCTGAACAGTGTAAAGGTGATTAAAAATATCAATCTTCCAATCAACTGTGCCTATGTGCTGGCAAGAATGCTGGTATCCGCACAGAAAAACACATCCTCCCTGTATGAATGGGAACAGGATCATCAAAAGGATATCCAGCAATGTTTAAAGAAAATGGCGGGCTGTATGAGCAATGAATATATTCTGACAGAGACTATTGCCAGACAGCTGCATGCCAATATCAATATGCAGCTTTCCGAAATGAACCGGATTTTCCTCATGCTGAATATCAACTTCTATAATCGTGATATCCGCTCACAGGATACTGTCGGAATTATTCTGAGTCACGGCTATTCAACGGCTAGCTCGATTGCGGATGCCGCAAACTCTCTTTTGAATTCCTATACCTTTGAAGCAATCGATATGCCGCTTAATACTCCGGTACAGGAAATCAGCGGTAAGCTGAATGATTTTATAGAAGAAAATCCGCATTTGAAAAATATTATTCTCCTGGTGGATATGGGATCGCTGGAAGGGATCGGTGAGGTCATTGCGGATAGTGTCAATGTTGGAGTTATCAATAATATCTCAACCTCACTTGCCTTGAATATCGGTATGAAAATACAGCAGCACTATGAGCTGGAGGAGCTGCTGGAGCTTGCATGTAATGAAAATCAGTGCCGTTACAAGGTGCTTTCCGAAGCAAAAAAGGAAAAGGCCATTGTATTCACCAATGATGCAGGGATGCTGATATCGGAAAAGCTCTGCCGTCTGTTTAAGGACAGTTTGCCACGGCCGATTGATCTGAAAATGATTGCATATGAATTTGATGAACTGATGAAAAACAGAACAGATGATATTTTGTTTCGAAAATACGATGTCGTGCTGATGATCAAGCCGTATTCCTTAAAGCTTAAAAAGGTAAACAGTGTGACATTGGAGGAAATTATGAATTTTGAAAACATCGAACAACTGAATCAGGTATTTTGTCCATATCTGAGCAATGAGGAAATCGAACAGTTTGACCAGCGTCTGCTGAAGAATTTCTCCATGCAGTCGGTAATGGAAAATATCACAATACTCAATGCTGATAAGCTGCTGGATTATGTCAGTGATGCTGTCAGTGCATTGCAGCAGACAATGGGAAAAAAGTTTCAGAGTAAAACCATTGTCGGCATCTATATGCATATCTGCTTCCTGATTGAACGCCTTGTCACGAAAACAGCTTTTGAGAAATACAAGGATCTCTCCGGTTTTCAGGAAAAGCATAGAGATTTTATCGATGATGTGAATCGAAGCTTTGAAATTATGCTGCAGCATTATCATGTTAGACTTCCGATATCGGAAATCGCCTATCTCTTTGAGTATATAGAAAATGATTTGCAAAAGGGAGGCGGGGATGATGAATTTTAA
- a CDS encoding TIM barrel protein, which translates to MNFKDRLCAMNCHYRFYELEDFFRSIHAQGIHYAEIWTGPMHYYVDTMRHEPVEKLKRLSKDYQVKIVGICPEQTNPKPNNIAVKGDMRRQEVFSYYRQMIDIACEIGCRQVLVTSGWDYYSEPIEAAWERSVDMMRNIAAYAQSRNVTLALEALQPNESRLVNTIADIKRYRKDVGSTCLKVCIDFGAMARAGLTPQDYFEAFGNDIVHIHFVDGNPTGHLAWGDGKRDLKQDLQILERYGYPGYLSLETATQRYYEEPWTAEQKTLKSFGL; encoded by the coding sequence ATGAATTTTAAGGACAGGCTTTGTGCAATGAACTGCCATTATCGCTTTTATGAGCTGGAAGATTTCTTCCGTTCTATCCACGCACAGGGCATTCACTATGCAGAAATCTGGACAGGGCCAATGCATTATTATGTTGATACCATGCGGCATGAACCGGTGGAGAAGCTGAAAAGACTTTCCAAGGACTATCAGGTAAAGATCGTAGGCATCTGTCCGGAACAGACGAACCCGAAGCCAAACAACATCGCGGTTAAAGGAGACATGCGCAGACAGGAGGTATTCAGCTATTACAGGCAGATGATTGATATCGCCTGTGAAATTGGATGCCGGCAGGTTCTTGTGACAAGCGGATGGGATTATTACAGTGAACCAATAGAAGCAGCGTGGGAGCGTTCTGTGGATATGATGAGGAATATCGCTGCCTATGCTCAGTCACGGAATGTAACACTTGCTTTGGAAGCACTGCAGCCAAATGAATCACGTCTTGTTAATACGATAGCGGATATCAAGCGGTATCGAAAGGATGTGGGGAGTACCTGCTTGAAGGTCTGCATAGACTTTGGGGCCATGGCGCGTGCAGGGCTCACACCGCAGGATTATTTTGAAGCATTTGGTAACGATATCGTGCATATTCATTTCGTAGATGGAAATCCGACAGGTCATCTGGCATGGGGGGATGGCAAGCGTGATTTGAAGCAGGATTTACAGATACTGGAGCGTTATGGGTATCCTGGATATCTCTCTTTGGAAACAGCAACCCAGCGCTATTATGAAGAACCGTGGACTGCGGAACAGAAGACACTGAAAAGCTTTGGTTTATGA
- a CDS encoding PTS fructose transporter subunit IIA → MERHYILASHGTFSQGIYDSIRIILGEKKNVHIITAYVKEGQEVGCLIAETLKSIPVNAEIIACTDLFGGSVNNELMKYIGRKDFHLMTGMNLPMLMNLFLFSNEPAKQLIHRLDNEAKCGIVYCNEKVQECLSEEDEF, encoded by the coding sequence ATGGAACGACATTATATACTCGCAAGTCACGGAACATTTTCTCAGGGAATTTATGATTCCATACGGATTATTTTGGGAGAAAAAAAGAATGTGCATATCATTACCGCCTATGTAAAGGAGGGGCAGGAGGTTGGATGTCTAATCGCTGAAACCTTGAAAAGCATACCGGTAAATGCTGAAATTATCGCCTGTACGGATCTGTTTGGCGGCAGTGTCAACAACGAGCTGATGAAGTATATCGGAAGAAAGGATTTCCATTTGATGACAGGGATGAATTTACCAATGCTGATGAATCTGTTTCTGTTTTCCAATGAGCCTGCCAAGCAGCTGATACACCGCTTAGACAATGAGGCAAAATGCGGTATTGTATACTGCAATGAAAAGGTACAGGAATGTTTATCGGAAGAGGATGAATTTTAA
- a CDS encoding PTS mannose/fructose/sorbose transporter subunit IIB, whose product MIKLCRVDHRLLHGQVAFSWTNELNADCILIANDAVVHDEVFKTTMKLAKPSGVKLVIKSLEDSIKAINSGVTDKYRLLVVVKTIHDANILSAGCSSVKSINLGGTIRREGYRQISKAIFINDEDEAELKELQDRGVSVFIQQLPAETAVELEHVLHR is encoded by the coding sequence ATGATAAAGTTATGCAGAGTGGATCACCGTTTGCTTCACGGCCAGGTTGCGTTTTCCTGGACCAATGAGCTAAATGCCGATTGTATTCTGATTGCCAATGATGCGGTTGTGCATGATGAGGTATTCAAAACAACAATGAAGCTTGCTAAGCCGTCCGGTGTTAAGCTCGTTATCAAAAGCCTGGAGGACTCTATTAAGGCTATCAACAGTGGTGTTACGGATAAATACCGTCTGCTTGTTGTAGTTAAAACGATACATGATGCCAATATCCTGAGTGCAGGCTGTTCCTCTGTGAAAAGCATCAATCTTGGCGGGACGATTCGCCGGGAGGGCTATCGGCAGATCAGCAAGGCAATCTTCATTAACGATGAGGATGAAGCAGAATTAAAGGAATTACAGGACCGCGGAGTTTCGGTTTTCATTCAGCAGCTGCCTGCAGAAACTGCGGTAGAACTGGAGCACGTATTGCATCGTTAA
- a CDS encoding PTS sugar transporter, with protein MVQACLIGLIASLGVFGDQLGSLYINRPIILAPLVGLVLGDLHQGLLIGASLELFFMGAVSIGAYVPPDTIVGGVLATAFAISMGKGIETAVTLAMPIALVSQAIGNFCNVFNSVILRFTDRYAVEGNYGGVVATHWLIGMITIVRRFLLVFFAFYLGSEAVGNMINAIPDYVTNGMAAAAGLLPALGFAMLMRMTVNKQNVPYYFLGFALAAYMSVPVLGVAILGVILIVVKFDFMNLKGAAAGDANAMVSDDDDF; from the coding sequence ATGGTACAAGCATGTTTAATCGGATTGATAGCAAGTCTGGGTGTCTTTGGCGATCAGCTGGGATCCCTGTATATCAATCGGCCAATTATTCTTGCACCGCTGGTCGGTCTGGTTCTGGGGGATCTTCACCAGGGGCTGCTTATCGGTGCAAGTCTGGAGTTATTCTTTATGGGGGCTGTCAGTATTGGAGCCTATGTTCCACCGGATACGATAGTGGGAGGTGTTCTGGCGACAGCATTTGCAATTTCCATGGGGAAGGGGATTGAAACCGCAGTTACACTGGCAATGCCAATCGCTCTTGTTTCACAGGCAATCGGTAACTTCTGCAATGTATTCAATTCTGTGATTTTACGTTTTACAGACCGTTATGCAGTGGAAGGGAATTACGGCGGTGTGGTAGCGACACACTGGCTGATTGGTATGATTACCATTGTTCGTAGATTTCTGCTTGTATTCTTCGCGTTCTATCTGGGAAGTGAAGCGGTCGGAAATATGATCAATGCGATTCCTGACTATGTGACAAATGGAATGGCTGCAGCAGCAGGCCTGCTTCCGGCTCTGGGATTTGCTATGCTGATGCGTATGACGGTAAACAAACAGAATGTACCTTACTACTTTCTGGGATTCGCACTTGCCGCATATATGAGTGTGCCAGTTCTCGGCGTAGCGATATTGGGGGTTATTCTGATCGTTGTAAAATTTGATTTTATGAATTTGAAAGGGGCTGCGGCTGGTGATGCCAATGCGATGGTGAGCGATGATGATGACTTCTAA
- a CDS encoding PTS mannose transporter subunit IID: MMTSKSDKKIQKADITWMAFNQGSLGMEFSWNYERQMHIAFAMMMNKILKKVYAEDETGYKDALTRHVEFFNITPQLAPFVGGIVASMEEMKARGEVDGEAISSIKTALMGPLSGIGDSVFVGCLRVIAVGIGISLAQNGNMFGPIVYFLMYNIPAFIVRYFGAHFGYNIGFKYLQRMQANGMMDKLLAAASILGVMVIGCMSKDMVWTTLNVELSKVGEEVTTLQSILDGIMPGLIGLGGTWMYYWLLKKKVNPIILILGTMVLGIIGAYFGVLAG, translated from the coding sequence ATGATGACTTCTAAATCGGATAAGAAAATACAGAAAGCGGATATTACATGGATGGCATTCAACCAGGGCTCTTTGGGAATGGAGTTCTCCTGGAACTATGAGCGTCAGATGCACATAGCCTTTGCCATGATGATGAATAAGATTTTGAAAAAGGTTTATGCCGAGGATGAAACAGGCTATAAGGATGCGTTAACCCGTCATGTGGAGTTCTTTAATATCACACCGCAGCTTGCTCCGTTTGTTGGCGGTATTGTAGCATCCATGGAGGAAATGAAGGCGCGCGGTGAGGTAGATGGAGAAGCGATTTCCAGCATCAAAACGGCACTAATGGGCCCCTTGAGCGGAATTGGTGATTCTGTGTTTGTCGGCTGTCTGCGTGTTATCGCTGTTGGAATTGGTATTTCTCTGGCACAGAATGGGAATATGTTTGGACCGATCGTATACTTTCTGATGTATAACATTCCGGCATTTATCGTTCGCTATTTTGGTGCACATTTTGGATATAACATCGGCTTCAAATATTTGCAGAGGATGCAGGCGAATGGCATGATGGATAAGCTGCTTGCGGCAGCCAGTATCCTTGGTGTTATGGTTATCGGCTGTATGTCAAAGGATATGGTTTGGACAACACTGAATGTGGAGCTGAGCAAGGTTGGAGAAGAGGTTACCACACTGCAGTCCATTCTGGATGGCATTATGCCCGGTTTGATTGGACTGGGCGGTACATGGATGTATTACTGGCTTTTGAAGAAAAAGGTCAATCCGATCATTCTTATTCTGGGAACGATGGTTCTTGGAATCATAGGAGCTTATTTCGGTGTTCTTGCCGGGTAA
- a CDS encoding SIS domain-containing protein, with amino-acid sequence MLLKFNEDWVRSSVNGALAIRKDINKIVDEICAEGYRNICWLGIGGTWASGMQAAVHMKEMSEIETWAENASEYNTTGNKRVGKGTVVITSSVTGSTVEVVEAVKRMQAAGAKVIGFIDIDTTELAKLVDYEIAYPVNEQLKFFMVADRFMQNHGEFDDCDEMYAEYEKHLAQALIEVEKKADAFGQEFAKKHWNDSIHYFVGAGNQWGATYSYAMCYWEEQLWIKTKSITSGEFFHGMFEIVTKETPVTVFVGEDAQRPLSERVVNFLPRICENYTIIDTKDYELKGISEKYRKHISHLVMHAVNNRIDAYMERETRHPMDIRRYYRRLEY; translated from the coding sequence ATGTTATTGAAGTTTAATGAAGATTGGGTACGCAGCAGTGTTAATGGAGCGTTGGCGATCCGTAAGGATATCAACAAAATCGTGGATGAAATATGTGCAGAAGGCTATCGCAATATTTGCTGGCTAGGGATCGGGGGAACCTGGGCGAGCGGTATGCAGGCCGCTGTTCATATGAAAGAGATGTCAGAAATTGAGACTTGGGCAGAAAATGCGTCTGAGTACAATACGACAGGTAATAAACGTGTTGGCAAGGGAACTGTTGTGATTACATCCTCCGTAACGGGAAGTACGGTGGAGGTGGTAGAGGCTGTGAAGCGCATGCAGGCAGCCGGGGCTAAGGTAATTGGATTTATCGATATTGATACGACAGAACTGGCAAAGCTGGTGGATTATGAAATTGCTTATCCTGTCAATGAGCAGCTGAAGTTCTTTATGGTCGCAGATCGCTTCATGCAGAATCATGGGGAGTTTGACGATTGCGATGAAATGTATGCGGAATATGAAAAGCATCTGGCACAGGCACTGATTGAGGTTGAAAAAAAGGCGGATGCTTTCGGACAGGAATTTGCGAAGAAGCACTGGAATGATTCTATTCATTATTTTGTGGGAGCCGGTAATCAGTGGGGAGCTACCTATTCCTATGCAATGTGCTATTGGGAGGAGCAGTTATGGATCAAAACGAAGTCCATCACTTCAGGAGAGTTCTTTCACGGCATGTTTGAGATCGTCACAAAGGAGACACCGGTTACAGTGTTTGTAGGAGAGGATGCGCAGCGGCCATTGTCTGAGCGTGTGGTTAATTTCTTGCCGAGAATCTGTGAGAATTACACAATTATTGATACGAAAGATTATGAGCTGAAGGGTATCAGTGAAAAGTATAGAAAGCATATTTCCCATCTGGTGATGCATGCGGTAAATAATCGGATTGATGCTTACATGGAGAGGGAAACAAGACATCCAATGGATATCAGACGGTATTACAGAAGACTGGAGTATTAA
- the galE gene encoding UDP-glucose 4-epimerase GalE, producing MKILVTGGTGFIGSHTCVELIEAGNEVVIIDNLYNSQADVIDKIKSITGKTVAFYEADCCDETALEKIFNEHTIDAAIHFAGYKAVGESVQKPIMYYQNNLMSLLALCKVMAKHNCKRLVFSSSATVYGNPASVPIFEDFPLGPTTNPYGTTKLMIEQILKDLYISDHEWNIALLRYFNPIGAHKSGLLGESPNDIPNNLMPYIVKVANKELPYLHVYGNDYDTPDGTGVRDYIHVVDLAKGHVNAVNKVMEPIGVDAYNLGTGIGYSVLDVVNTFAKVNNLEVPYQIDPRRPGDIAQCYASTDKALKELGWKAEKGLEEMCADAWHFLQVEKESK from the coding sequence ATGAAAATCTTAGTAACTGGCGGTACCGGATTTATAGGCAGCCATACGTGCGTCGAATTGATAGAAGCCGGTAATGAAGTAGTGATTATTGATAACCTGTACAACTCACAGGCCGATGTTATTGATAAGATTAAAAGTATTACTGGTAAAACAGTTGCATTTTATGAAGCAGATTGCTGTGATGAAACTGCTCTTGAGAAAATTTTTAATGAGCATACGATAGATGCGGCAATTCATTTTGCTGGATATAAAGCAGTCGGAGAATCTGTACAGAAGCCGATTATGTATTATCAGAACAATCTGATGTCTTTGCTGGCACTATGTAAAGTGATGGCAAAGCATAATTGCAAGCGACTTGTTTTTTCATCTAGTGCTACGGTTTATGGAAATCCGGCAAGCGTACCGATTTTCGAAGATTTCCCTCTGGGACCTACGACAAATCCTTATGGAACAACCAAGCTTATGATTGAACAGATATTAAAGGATCTTTACATTTCTGATCATGAATGGAATATTGCTCTGCTGCGTTATTTCAATCCGATTGGAGCACATAAGAGCGGATTGCTTGGAGAAAGTCCGAATGATATTCCGAATAATCTGATGCCATATATCGTTAAGGTTGCGAATAAGGAACTGCCGTATCTCCATGTATATGGAAATGATTATGATACTCCAGATGGTACCGGCGTACGAGATTATATTCATGTTGTCGATCTTGCGAAAGGTCATGTCAATGCAGTTAATAAGGTTATGGAGCCAATCGGTGTTGATGCCTATAATCTGGGAACAGGAATCGGATACAGCGTGCTGGACGTTGTTAACACGTTTGCAAAGGTGAACAATCTGGAGGTACCGTATCAGATTGATCCAAGACGTCCGGGTGATATTGCACAATGCTATGCTAGTACCGATAAAGCATTGAAAGAACTGGGCTGGAAAGCAGAGAAGGGGCTGGAAGAAATGTGTGCAGACGCATGGCATTTCCTTCAGGTTGAAAAAGAATCAAAATAG